From a single Streptomyces rubradiris genomic region:
- a CDS encoding MFS transporter, protein MTRTHAVPSPSITNARLPLAGLLALAATGFITLLTETMPAGLLPGMSRDLGVSESAAGQSVTVFAIGAILAAIPLTKATIGWPRRHLLLVAIAGLAIANTVTALSENLALTLAARCLGGIVGGLLWALLAGYAVRMVPSHQRGKAMAIAMGGAIVALSVGVPAAAFLAKLVEWRYAFGIMTVLTLALIVWVVAAVPNFPGQPKGSRLPLTRTFRIPGVAPVLFVTLTFVLAHSILYTYIAPFLKPLGMAGQVDAVLLTFGLVSLVSVWVAGALVHRHLRLLMILACVLFATCALLLGIFSGVPSLVYASAALWGLAFGGTSTLLQTAVAEAAGDAGDVAQALLTTGWNVGIAGGGIIGGIVLSGLGASWLSWVTLALLVPALATVLAAHEYGFTKGELGSR, encoded by the coding sequence ATGACACGAACACATGCCGTGCCATCTCCCTCGATAACGAACGCCCGGCTCCCACTGGCGGGTCTTCTGGCCTTGGCCGCCACCGGGTTCATTACGCTCCTGACCGAGACGATGCCCGCCGGACTGCTTCCCGGGATGAGCCGAGACCTGGGTGTGAGCGAGAGTGCTGCCGGGCAGAGCGTCACCGTCTTCGCGATCGGGGCGATCCTCGCCGCGATCCCGCTCACCAAGGCGACGATCGGCTGGCCGCGCCGACACTTGCTGCTGGTGGCGATCGCAGGACTCGCGATCGCCAACACCGTCACCGCGCTCTCCGAGAACTTGGCACTTACGCTAGCCGCCCGGTGCCTCGGCGGCATCGTCGGCGGGTTGCTCTGGGCGCTGTTGGCCGGGTACGCGGTACGGATGGTTCCCTCACATCAGCGCGGCAAGGCAATGGCGATCGCGATGGGGGGCGCAATCGTCGCCCTGTCCGTCGGAGTTCCTGCAGCGGCGTTTCTGGCCAAGCTCGTCGAGTGGCGATACGCGTTCGGGATCATGACCGTCCTCACGCTCGCGTTGATCGTGTGGGTCGTCGCGGCGGTGCCGAACTTCCCCGGACAGCCCAAGGGCTCACGGCTCCCGCTCACCCGTACCTTCCGCATTCCCGGCGTAGCGCCCGTGCTCTTCGTGACCCTCACGTTCGTGCTCGCCCACAGCATCCTCTATACCTACATCGCCCCGTTCCTCAAGCCGCTCGGCATGGCAGGTCAAGTCGACGCCGTGCTGCTCACCTTCGGTCTGGTGTCGCTGGTGAGCGTCTGGGTCGCCGGAGCGCTCGTCCATCGGCACCTGCGCCTCCTCATGATCCTCGCGTGTGTGCTCTTCGCGACATGCGCGCTGCTGCTCGGCATCTTCTCCGGCGTGCCTTCGCTCGTCTACGCCAGCGCGGCGCTCTGGGGGCTCGCGTTCGGCGGCACCTCTACCCTGTTGCAGACCGCAGTCGCCGAAGCAGCAGGCGACGCCGGCGATGTCGCCCAAGCACTCCTCACCACCGGATGGAACGTCGGAATCGCCGGTGGTGGCATCATCGGAGGCATCGTCCTCAGCGGATTGGGTGCGTCCTGGCTGAGTTGGGTCACGCTCGCACTGCTCGTCCCTGCACTCGCCACTGTGCTCGCGGCACACGAATACGGGTTCACCAAGGGAGAGCTCGGCAGCCGCTAA